Within the Pseudomonadota bacterium genome, the region GAATAGTTGTCTTTCGCCACGAGCCGTGGAAAGAGATAAAGTTGACCATCCGGCCCCCGCACCGCCGCCGGATTCAGAACGCCATCGACTTCCATGGGATTGCCTGGCTCAGGCTCCATGATCTGCCCGACACGATGTAAATCAAAGCCGCTCATCGCGCGACCTCCTCGCGGCGGGCGGCGGATTCAATTCCTGCGCCACTGGCCAGGAACGTCTCGATGACGCGTTTGGTTTCCTCCGCATTGTTGACTTGGATGGACACCACGCCCGCCTCTTTGACCGGATAATCGTTCCCGCCTGGGAACAACGCATCGCCGGCGAAAAGCATTTCATCCAGCTCAATGCCGAGGGTGTCCCGGAGTTTTCGGATCCCGTAGGCTTTGTCAATGCCGGGTTTGGTGACATCAACGGAGGTCGTGCCGCCCAAACGCACGGAAAACTCGGGGATCAGTTTGTCGAGGAGCGCCTTGATCTTCTTCCGCTTGGTGAATTCGGGGTCCCATTTTTTCTTTTCTTCGAGGGGAGCCTGCTGCCCCAACGCCGAGAAGGTGATCTGGCTTCCCCGGTCTTCGATGGTTTCTCCCCAGACCGTTACTGCTTTGAAGCCCGCTGCTTCGAGTGCTTGCTCTAGCGAAGTGATGATTTTCTTTTTTTCGTCCGCGGTGAGGTCTTCGGCATAAAGCCGCTGCCAAGAGGAATCAAATTGATAGAACTTCGTCCCGCAGGTCGGCAACAGCGAGAGATTCTTGAGCTTGGCGTCCGGGGAAAGACTGGCGAGCAACTGCGATTCAAATTGCGGCCAGTCGCCGCCGGAAATCACCGCGACTTTGACCTGCCCAAGGAGTGTCTTCAGCAGCGCGGCCATCTCGGCATCGAGCGCGGCTTTGCTTTCGGCCAGCGTGCCATCCAGGTCGAAGACGAAGAGTTTCTTCCCCGGGCTGCGCACCGCACTCATCGCTAAAGCGATGGCTGGCTGGTCGGTGCGCTCATGACTGTTCTTTCGCCTCCCGCTCGCGGATGCGCCTGTGTCGCCCAAACACGGCCACCCGCTCCTCGACCTTGCGGGTGCACTCACGCTCGTTGCCGTCTCAGGTGCGGGGCCATCTGGCGGAACGGACCCCTGTGCATCCAGTGGAACGGCTTCCCTTCCTCGTTGCTCATGGCGTTCTCCTTTGCGGCGGTCGTGCGTGCTCCCCAATCGGATCGGGCGCCCGCGAATGGTAAAAATGTGACTTTCGGTTTCGATGAACGCCATCCGAGCTCCAGGCGGGAACTCGACTGGCCCCCCCGGGGTCACCGGCCGAAAGTCGAAACGTCATCAAGCAGCTTTCGTGCCACCTGCGAGACGCGAGCAACTCCACGGGCTTGCGGCGACGCCTTCGCGGGAGCGCGACCGCGATCCATCAAAACGACGCGCGAGCGGAGGAACGGCCGTTCGATCGCCACCCAGGAGATCCGGGCCAGTAGATAGGTGAACCCCAGCAGGATCACCACGTACAGCGCCTGCTGCGCGGGCAGGGAGAGCTCCGACAAAAGGCCGTTCAGGACGTACTTTTGTGCGGTCGGGTACAGCAGGTGATGAAACACGTACATCGCGTAGCTGTACTTCCCCAGGTGCAC harbors:
- a CDS encoding HAD-IIB family hydrolase: MSAVRSPGKKLFVFDLDGTLAESKAALDAEMAALLKTLLGQVKVAVISGGDWPQFESQLLASLSPDAKLKNLSLLPTCGTKFYQFDSSWQRLYAEDLTADEKKKIITSLEQALEAAGFKAVTVWGETIEDRGSQITFSALGQQAPLEEKKKWDPEFTKRKKIKALLDKLIPEFSVRLGGTTSVDVTKPGIDKAYGIRKLRDTLGIELDEMLFAGDALFPGGNDYPVKEAGVVSIQVNNAEETKRVIETFLASGAGIESAARREEVAR